From a region of the Fischerella sp. JS2 genome:
- a CDS encoding GAF domain-containing protein: MQSHSNPELNPSVTVHRDRGLHKVLERLIGTMERDALVIQTTNRLRETLQVDRVVLYYFYYQWQGQVTFEALSSEEFSILGSTGPDDCFNNEYAAMYLAGRVRAISDIESEAIATCHRDFLRQLQVRANLVVPVLTPKGLWGLLVAHQCQAPRQWLSSDIELMQTEAQVLAAAPCIQES; encoded by the coding sequence GTGCAAAGTCATTCCAACCCAGAATTGAATCCTAGTGTCACAGTGCATCGCGATCGCGGTTTGCACAAAGTACTTGAACGCCTGATCGGAACAATGGAACGAGACGCGTTAGTCATACAAACAACAAACCGTCTCAGAGAAACGCTTCAAGTTGATCGCGTGGTTTTGTATTACTTTTATTATCAGTGGCAAGGACAAGTAACATTTGAAGCTTTGAGTTCTGAAGAATTTTCTATTTTAGGTTCAACAGGACCTGATGATTGTTTTAATAATGAGTATGCCGCCATGTATTTGGCAGGACGGGTACGCGCAATCTCCGATATTGAATCAGAAGCAATTGCTACTTGTCATCGAGATTTTCTGCGCCAATTGCAGGTTCGTGCCAATCTGGTTGTACCAGTCTTGACTCCCAAAGGATTATGGGGACTATTAGTGGCACACCAGTGTCAAGCACCTCGTCAGTGGTTGTCATCAGATATTGAACTAATGCAAACAGAGGCGCAAGTTCTAGCAGCAGCGCCTTGTATTCAGGAGAGTTAG
- a CDS encoding sulfite oxidase-like oxidoreductase, translating to MRGKFFQKPAQEEQERVPPGQYLTKGFPVLTYGATPQVNTEEWEFRVWGLATPKTFTWSDFMALPQHEFTADFHCVTRWSKLDVKWTGIKVTDFMKEIEVDPKAVHVMEHCYGGYTTNISLEDFLREENFFALKLFGEPLPAEHGGPMRLVVPHLYAWKSAKWINGLEFLQHEEMGFWERNGYHHRGEPWAEERYSNF from the coding sequence ATGCGAGGAAAGTTTTTTCAAAAACCAGCGCAGGAAGAACAAGAACGGGTTCCACCCGGTCAATATTTAACTAAGGGTTTTCCTGTCTTAACCTATGGTGCTACTCCCCAAGTCAATACAGAGGAATGGGAATTCCGAGTATGGGGGTTAGCGACACCCAAGACTTTTACTTGGTCAGACTTCATGGCATTACCCCAGCATGAATTTACTGCTGACTTCCACTGTGTAACCCGTTGGTCTAAACTTGATGTCAAATGGACTGGTATTAAGGTGACAGACTTCATGAAGGAAATTGAAGTTGATCCTAAAGCAGTCCATGTGATGGAACACTGCTACGGCGGTTACACCACTAATATTTCTCTGGAAGATTTTCTCAGAGAAGAAAATTTCTTTGCTTTGAAATTATTTGGTGAACCATTACCAGCAGAACACGGTGGACCGATGCGACTAGTAGTTCCTCACCTTTATGCTTGGAAAAGCGCTAAGTGGATCAATGGCTTAGAGTTTCTCCAACATGAAGAAATGGGCTTTTGGGAACGCAATGGTTATCATCATAGAGGCGAACCTTGGGCAGAGGAGCGTTATAGTAATTTTTAA
- the rpmF gene encoding 50S ribosomal protein L32: protein MAVPKKKTSKSKRDKRRATWRRKASLEAQKALSLGKSILTGRSTFVYPSAEEEEEEES from the coding sequence ATGGCTGTTCCAAAGAAGAAAACATCTAAATCCAAACGTGATAAGCGTCGAGCTACCTGGAGACGTAAAGCTAGCCTGGAAGCCCAAAAAGCCCTCTCCCTTGGTAAGTCGATTTTGACTGGACGCTCTACTTTTGTTTACCCATCTGCTGAAGAAGAGGAAGAAGAGGAATCGTAA